Proteins co-encoded in one Bremerella sp. TYQ1 genomic window:
- a CDS encoding endonuclease V: protein MAVPNLREVADQFTRRITELRPLVDQIVQGIPSGQVTTYGEIAKSLGDTVASRWVATYLLDTKCPVAKSSHRVIRSTGEVGLYSLGDSHEKSLRLQEEGIAVASGKVNLSQFQWQMPPRSAPLAELKRWQREFHCPQRRPLRITDVHTIAGIDVSYAGQSAVSACSRVEMDGRTLLSTETYVDQAKFPYITGYLAFREIPVHLSMLAEMQQKDILPDILLVDGNGKLHPRRMGIATMLGALAGIPTIGVAKKLICGVVLAPELRVGSWEPIIASKNNPEDVLGYAIRPHEKTKHPIYVSAGFGVDDEVMKTIVERCLAGHRSPEPIYWADRISRQHASTIVA, encoded by the coding sequence ATGGCCGTTCCCAATCTTCGTGAAGTGGCGGACCAATTTACTCGGCGAATCACCGAACTTCGCCCCCTTGTGGATCAGATCGTCCAAGGCATTCCTTCGGGTCAGGTAACCACCTACGGCGAAATCGCGAAGTCACTCGGTGACACAGTTGCCAGCCGCTGGGTGGCGACTTATTTACTCGATACCAAATGCCCCGTAGCCAAGTCTTCGCATCGAGTGATTCGTTCTACCGGCGAAGTTGGTCTGTATAGCTTGGGAGACTCACACGAAAAGTCCTTGCGACTTCAGGAAGAAGGGATCGCCGTCGCGTCAGGGAAAGTCAATCTTTCCCAATTTCAGTGGCAAATGCCTCCTCGCTCTGCTCCCTTGGCAGAACTTAAACGTTGGCAACGCGAATTCCACTGTCCGCAGCGGCGACCGCTTAGGATCACCGACGTTCACACGATCGCTGGAATCGACGTCTCTTACGCAGGCCAATCAGCGGTCTCTGCCTGCAGTCGAGTCGAAATGGATGGTCGGACGCTATTGAGCACGGAAACATACGTCGATCAAGCCAAGTTTCCCTACATCACCGGCTATTTGGCGTTTCGCGAGATCCCCGTTCATTTATCTATGTTGGCCGAAATGCAGCAGAAAGACATTCTCCCTGACATCCTGCTGGTCGATGGCAACGGGAAACTTCACCCGAGACGGATGGGGATCGCGACGATGCTCGGAGCACTTGCCGGCATTCCAACCATCGGAGTCGCGAAGAAGTTGATCTGCGGTGTTGTCCTTGCTCCTGAACTTCGAGTCGGATCGTGGGAGCCAATTATCGCCTCGAAGAATAATCCAGAAGACGTGCTTGGCTACGCGATCAGACCGCATGAAAAGACCAAGCACCCGATCTACGTGTCGGCCGGCTTTGGCGTGGACGACGAAGTAATGAAAACAATCGTCGAGCGTTGTCTTGCGGGGCATCGTTCGCCGGAACCAATCTATTGGGCGGATCGCATCAGCCGGCAACATGCTAGCACGATCGTGGCGTAG
- a CDS encoding DUF1080 domain-containing protein, whose translation MRIAPSFLCLLIVSMLAMSVSAEEAKKESKAKSLFDGKSLEFFDVPQFGGEGEVTVEDGVIKMGQGVMLTGITYNKDDFPKTNYELMWEARRTMGIDFFAACTFPVKDSYCSFVAGGWGGAVVGLSNIDGADASENETTKYIPFNDDQWYRFKVRVTEKKIEAWIDGKQVIDANIEGKKISMRTEVTLSQPMGLSAWQSQAEIRKIEFRELGKK comes from the coding sequence ATGCGCATCGCCCCGTCCTTCCTTTGCTTGCTCATCGTTTCGATGTTGGCGATGTCGGTCTCCGCAGAAGAAGCGAAAAAGGAATCGAAAGCGAAGTCCCTCTTCGACGGCAAGTCGCTCGAGTTCTTCGATGTGCCACAATTTGGTGGTGAAGGAGAAGTCACCGTTGAGGATGGGGTCATCAAGATGGGCCAAGGCGTGATGCTGACCGGCATCACCTACAATAAGGACGATTTCCCGAAGACCAACTATGAATTGATGTGGGAAGCACGCCGAACGATGGGAATCGACTTCTTCGCCGCGTGTACCTTCCCGGTCAAAGATAGCTACTGCAGTTTCGTCGCCGGCGGATGGGGCGGTGCGGTCGTAGGCTTAAGCAACATCGATGGTGCCGATGCCTCCGAAAACGAAACGACGAAGTACATCCCGTTCAATGACGATCAGTGGTACCGTTTTAAAGTTCGCGTCACGGAAAAGAAAATCGAGGCCTGGATCGACGGGAAGCAGGTCATCGATGCGAACATCGAAGGTAAAAAAATCTCGATGCGTACCGAAGTCACACTTTCACAGCCGATGGGACTTTCGGCCTGGCAAAGTCAAGCTGAAATTCGCAAGATTGAATTTCGTGAGTTGGGCAAGAAGTAA
- a CDS encoding DoxX family protein: MAAIVQPSENDGKLDNAWSICGLPGSRYALLLIAVVAQALTIGITWPLWQVRISPVHMPAIDLPQIPFGVWMLATLVLVIVRPRLGLAVHAASLLLSFVFDQYRTQPQVIAMVMLMFAVVEDCGVVLVRWFLASLWLWAGLHKLLSPDWFTFASWYMVKSLHVNPENFQRLFAYGVGLGELAVGLLAIFRPRWAAIPCAMMHVGITLFLTPLFYDHNISVMPWNLATAIIGGWVMWNAPSVVPRFRWEWGLAGLLLIYPAGFYAGWVDHGIASVLYSHHLPEAMITTKTSNYKITGWGDLEVPFPNERRLFKLYFERAAKPGSKLHISEPRPWLGDMYFVLDADGKSVEISREQFVQQSPNQAEGVEVDSRRIRFLLARKGVALMRREKGGVIYAIEIPPKRYRPELLEMLRGLPNLEQINLSGCEVTDEDLTRLPRLPKLVGIGLSDTPVTNASIDTLLKQPRLTFIEYAQSNITLDAMVEFEQKRPVD; encoded by the coding sequence ATGGCTGCGATCGTTCAGCCGAGTGAAAACGACGGGAAATTGGACAACGCTTGGTCGATTTGCGGCCTGCCTGGAAGTCGTTATGCGCTGCTTCTTATTGCAGTCGTCGCCCAGGCCCTCACAATCGGAATCACTTGGCCGCTGTGGCAAGTCCGAATTTCACCAGTCCATATGCCGGCGATCGATCTGCCTCAAATTCCGTTTGGGGTATGGATGCTCGCGACGCTCGTTTTGGTGATTGTACGGCCACGGCTTGGACTTGCCGTTCACGCGGCGTCGCTCTTGCTTTCATTTGTGTTCGATCAATACCGAACGCAACCGCAGGTCATCGCAATGGTGATGCTGATGTTTGCGGTTGTCGAAGACTGTGGAGTGGTATTGGTTCGTTGGTTTCTGGCATCGCTTTGGCTTTGGGCCGGATTACACAAATTGCTTTCGCCTGATTGGTTCACGTTTGCGTCGTGGTACATGGTCAAGTCGCTCCATGTGAACCCCGAGAACTTTCAAAGGTTGTTTGCCTATGGCGTGGGGCTCGGTGAATTAGCGGTTGGCCTGTTGGCCATCTTTCGTCCTCGCTGGGCTGCAATACCATGTGCGATGATGCACGTGGGGATCACGCTGTTTTTGACACCTTTGTTTTACGACCACAACATCAGTGTGATGCCGTGGAATCTGGCAACGGCGATTATTGGCGGTTGGGTTATGTGGAATGCTCCTAGCGTCGTCCCTCGGTTTCGCTGGGAATGGGGATTAGCCGGTCTGCTTCTGATTTATCCTGCGGGCTTTTATGCCGGCTGGGTCGATCACGGTATTGCCAGCGTGCTGTACTCTCACCATTTACCGGAAGCAATGATCACCACAAAAACCAGCAACTATAAGATCACTGGCTGGGGAGATCTGGAAGTTCCTTTTCCGAATGAACGACGTCTATTCAAGCTCTACTTTGAGAGAGCGGCTAAGCCAGGGAGTAAGCTTCATATCTCCGAACCACGTCCTTGGCTAGGCGATATGTACTTCGTTCTCGACGCAGATGGAAAATCGGTCGAGATCTCGCGAGAACAGTTTGTTCAGCAATCGCCAAACCAAGCCGAAGGCGTGGAGGTCGATAGCCGAAGAATTCGCTTTCTACTCGCCCGAAAAGGTGTCGCATTGATGCGTCGCGAGAAAGGGGGCGTGATTTATGCGATAGAAATTCCCCCGAAACGGTACCGCCCCGAGTTGCTGGAGATGCTGCGTGGCTTACCGAATCTGGAACAAATCAACCTGAGCGGCTGCGAGGTAACCGACGAAGATCTGACGCGTTTGCCACGGCTTCCAAAGCTTGTCGGGATTGGTTTG
- a CDS encoding YifB family Mg chelatase-like AAA ATPase, whose translation MLAQLRTYSMAGIDAIPVEVEVDVSPTALPKTVLVGLPEAAVKESVHRIERAIVNSGFFCPRDRVVINLAPAELPKNAASFDLPITLGILLGSGQLSSDRLSQYAIVGELALDGTARPIRGILSKAIETEKQGLAGIIVPAENAREAAVVEGIEVIPVTSLTEAVGFLSGQLNIEPVPPQIHALLEEHSTYDVDFADVRGQELAKRAATIASAGMHNLLLVGPPGSGKTMLAKRVRTILPELTPSESVETTRIYSATGRLATNQPLLATRPFRSPHHTISEAGLVGGGSNPAPGEISLSHNGILFLDELPEFNRRTLELMRQPLEDRLVTISRALRSVTFPADFMLVAAMNPCPCGFRNDPRRDCRCSVPQVEKYVGKISGPLLDRIDIQIEVPAVPYQELASETEGTSSAELKEMVVAARKLQTRRFVGSRTRYNAQMSSREVRKFCHVEEEAATLMKQSVTSFGLSARAYDKILRLARTIADLESATMISADHVCEAINYRMLDRSLVG comes from the coding sequence ATGTTGGCGCAACTGCGGACCTATTCGATGGCAGGCATCGACGCGATTCCGGTAGAAGTCGAAGTGGACGTTTCCCCTACCGCTCTCCCAAAGACGGTTCTCGTTGGACTACCGGAAGCCGCAGTCAAGGAAAGCGTTCATCGGATCGAGCGAGCCATCGTCAACTCAGGCTTCTTTTGCCCGAGAGATCGTGTCGTCATCAATTTGGCACCGGCAGAACTTCCTAAAAACGCTGCCTCGTTCGACCTGCCAATTACACTCGGCATCCTCTTAGGCAGTGGCCAACTCAGCAGTGACCGGCTGTCTCAGTATGCAATCGTTGGCGAACTGGCCCTGGATGGAACAGCACGTCCAATCCGCGGCATTCTTTCCAAGGCCATAGAAACCGAAAAGCAAGGTCTCGCCGGCATCATTGTTCCCGCTGAAAATGCCAGAGAGGCGGCCGTCGTCGAAGGCATTGAAGTTATTCCGGTAACTAGCCTGACCGAAGCCGTCGGGTTCCTTTCAGGTCAACTCAATATCGAACCAGTCCCCCCACAAATCCACGCCCTACTTGAAGAGCATTCGACCTACGACGTTGACTTCGCGGATGTTCGCGGCCAGGAACTAGCCAAGCGTGCCGCAACGATCGCATCAGCTGGAATGCACAACTTACTTCTCGTGGGGCCTCCTGGGTCTGGAAAAACGATGCTGGCCAAACGCGTCCGCACGATTCTTCCAGAATTAACTCCCAGCGAATCGGTCGAAACCACGCGTATTTATAGCGCCACCGGTCGGCTTGCGACCAACCAGCCTCTTCTGGCTACACGCCCCTTTCGTTCTCCGCATCATACCATTAGCGAGGCTGGACTTGTCGGAGGAGGCAGCAATCCGGCGCCTGGCGAAATCAGCCTATCCCATAACGGAATTCTCTTTCTCGACGAGCTCCCGGAGTTCAATCGCCGTACGCTTGAATTGATGCGGCAACCGCTGGAAGATCGCCTGGTAACGATCAGCCGAGCCCTGCGTAGCGTCACGTTTCCGGCCGACTTTATGCTTGTCGCAGCGATGAACCCATGCCCTTGCGGGTTTCGCAACGATCCCCGTCGCGACTGCCGCTGCTCGGTTCCCCAAGTCGAAAAGTATGTCGGTAAAATCTCTGGACCACTGCTCGACCGGATCGACATTCAAATTGAAGTGCCGGCAGTTCCTTATCAGGAATTGGCCAGCGAGACCGAAGGAACAAGCAGTGCGGAACTAAAAGAAATGGTTGTTGCTGCCCGTAAGCTTCAAACGCGTCGTTTCGTTGGAAGTCGTACGCGATACAACGCCCAAATGAGCAGCCGCGAAGTTCGTAAGTTTTGCCACGTAGAAGAAGAAGCGGCAACGCTGATGAAGCAAAGCGTGACCAGCTTTGGGCTGTCGGCAAGAGCGTACGACAAAATCTTGCGTTTGGCTCGCACCATTGCCGACTTGGAATCTGCAACGATGATTTCCGCCGACCATGTTTGCGAGGCAATCAACTATCGGATGCTCGATCGCAGCCTGGTCGGGTAA
- a CDS encoding PmoA family protein, with translation MIRLLSLLLAVSFSSVCLAATYEITQEDDGLTVHYDGKLLTRYLTKSGAKPILYPLLGPDGLPMTRRFPIESVGEHERDDHPHHRSVWFTHGKVNGTDFWLEKEGVGGQIIHEKFEKVSDGENAQIVSVNRWEKPDGTVVCRDRRTITFGQDEGRQYFDFDITVMAGDEPVTFGDTKEGAFGIRVPGTMKVDAKKGGTIVNDKGAKNKDAWGKKSAWVDYYGPVKDETVGITIMNHPSSYGYPTHWHVRTYGLFAANPFGIHDFVGKDVESGDHTIEPGKSMNLRYRVLLHEGTTDEADIPAAFARYEKVKK, from the coding sequence ATGATCCGCCTCTTAAGCCTTCTGCTAGCTGTCAGCTTTTCGTCCGTCTGCTTGGCAGCCACCTACGAAATTACGCAAGAAGATGATGGTTTGACCGTCCATTATGACGGCAAACTGCTAACGCGTTATCTGACCAAGAGTGGTGCGAAGCCCATTCTGTATCCACTGCTCGGCCCAGATGGGCTGCCGATGACGCGTCGTTTTCCCATCGAATCGGTTGGCGAGCATGAACGAGACGATCACCCCCACCATCGCAGTGTTTGGTTTACGCACGGCAAAGTGAATGGCACCGACTTCTGGCTCGAAAAAGAAGGCGTCGGCGGCCAAATCATCCACGAGAAATTCGAGAAGGTCTCAGACGGCGAGAACGCTCAGATCGTCTCTGTAAATCGCTGGGAAAAGCCAGACGGTACCGTCGTTTGTCGGGATCGCCGCACCATTACGTTCGGACAAGACGAAGGCCGGCAGTACTTCGACTTCGACATAACGGTGATGGCCGGAGACGAACCAGTCACATTCGGCGACACCAAAGAAGGTGCGTTTGGCATCCGCGTGCCGGGCACGATGAAAGTCGACGCAAAGAAGGGAGGCACCATCGTTAACGACAAGGGTGCGAAGAACAAAGATGCCTGGGGCAAGAAATCGGCATGGGTCGATTACTACGGCCCTGTGAAGGACGAGACCGTTGGGATCACCATCATGAACCATCCGTCCAGCTACGGCTATCCAACGCACTGGCATGTCCGTACGTACGGCCTGTTCGCAGCAAATCCTTTCGGAATTCATGACTTCGTCGGGAAAGACGTCGAATCAGGCGACCACACGATTGAGCCAGGCAAATCGATGAATCTCCGCTATCGCGTTTTGCTTCACGAAGGGACCACCGACGAAGCTGATATCCCTGCTGCCTTTGCTCGCTACGAAAAGGTGAAGAAGTAA
- a CDS encoding secondary thiamine-phosphate synthase enzyme YjbQ, whose amino-acid sequence MAWIQKEMTLRARSRGFHLITRDVLAELPELQDFGVGMLHVFIQHTSASLSINENADPDVQTDLEMAFSKIAPEDFPYVHTMEGPDDMPAHIKAAMLGSSVTIPVTDGRLNLGTWQGIYLCEHRNHASRRRLVLTLQGESR is encoded by the coding sequence ATGGCCTGGATTCAAAAAGAAATGACGCTCCGCGCTCGCTCGCGGGGGTTCCATCTCATCACGCGTGACGTGCTAGCCGAGCTTCCGGAACTTCAAGATTTTGGGGTTGGCATGCTGCACGTTTTCATACAGCACACGTCGGCCAGTTTAAGCATTAACGAGAACGCCGATCCTGACGTGCAGACCGATTTGGAGATGGCGTTCTCGAAGATCGCTCCAGAGGACTTCCCATACGTCCACACGATGGAGGGCCCGGACGATATGCCGGCCCATATCAAAGCAGCCATGCTTGGTAGCAGCGTGACGATTCCGGTCACCGACGGGCGGCTCAATTTGGGGACCTGGCAAGGGATCTATTTGTGCGAACACCGCAACCATGCCAGCCGTCGCCGATTGGTCCTCACGCTTCAGGGCGAGTCGCGATAG
- a CDS encoding carbon storage regulator: protein MLVLSRKEGEKLRLGEEILITVVKVGADKVRLGIQAPSNLLILRDELELHDQVDAEEEERITLVFTQEVNQPATKPMRIAA from the coding sequence ATGCTAGTCCTTTCCCGCAAGGAAGGTGAAAAGCTTCGACTCGGCGAAGAGATTCTGATCACCGTCGTGAAAGTTGGAGCCGATAAAGTCCGCCTCGGCATCCAGGCACCATCCAATTTGTTGATCCTCCGCGACGAGCTGGAACTGCACGACCAGGTCGACGCCGAAGAGGAAGAGCGTATCACGCTGGTATTCACGCAAGAGGTGAACCAGCCGGCCACGAAACCGATGAGGATCGCGGCCTAA
- a CDS encoding VanZ family protein, with translation MPLRKLPILASLVLLGLWAIAFTATHWPIPHPADKALFPHVDKVAHALIYGTLAIAASFAVRSWGFRWSPLLAVAIALSMIALGIFDEMTQMFVVGRTPDPTDLLADAVGIVLGLGFFTLLRGKLPRPKASAGDSP, from the coding sequence ATGCCGCTGCGAAAACTGCCTATCTTAGCCAGCTTGGTCCTTCTAGGACTTTGGGCGATCGCATTTACGGCAACCCATTGGCCGATTCCCCATCCGGCCGACAAAGCTCTTTTCCCTCATGTGGATAAAGTCGCCCATGCGCTGATCTACGGTACGCTTGCCATTGCAGCTTCATTTGCCGTTCGATCGTGGGGGTTTCGGTGGTCGCCGCTTTTGGCGGTCGCTATTGCCCTCAGCATGATCGCTTTGGGGATATTCGATGAAATGACGCAAATGTTCGTCGTTGGACGTACCCCAGATCCAACGGATCTTTTAGCGGATGCCGTTGGTATTGTCCTTGGCCTCGGCTTCTTTACCCTGCTGAGAGGTAAGTTGCCGCGTCCGAAAGCTTCGGCTGGCGACTCTCCGTAG
- a CDS encoding GDP-mannose 4,6-dehydratase, whose amino-acid sequence MAILITGGAGFIGSHLTQILLKQSDEKLVSLDNFNDYYDPALKRENVKPVSEEPRVTLVEGDFCDSDAMKRLFDEHEIDHVVHLGAMAGVRISVQKPEMYQQANVAGTLSLLEAARHHPVKRFLLASSSTVYGKGAGVPFCEDAPLGIPASPYGATKRAAELLCLTYHQLHSVPTACLRPFSVYGPRLRPDLALTIFAKAVHEGTPIPLFGDGSIRRDFTHVSDICQGFISALTADGVVGQEINLGHSDPIEMRRLIELLEKSFDKKAVIDYQPERPEDLPITYANLEKAEKLLGYGPKVLIEDGIQEYVDWFRTWHG is encoded by the coding sequence ATGGCCATTCTGATCACCGGCGGAGCCGGCTTCATTGGTAGTCATCTGACTCAAATTTTGCTGAAGCAATCGGACGAAAAGCTTGTCAGCTTGGACAACTTCAACGACTACTACGATCCGGCCCTCAAACGCGAAAACGTCAAACCTGTTTCTGAAGAGCCCCGAGTGACCCTTGTGGAGGGTGACTTCTGCGACAGTGACGCGATGAAACGATTGTTCGATGAACACGAAATCGATCATGTCGTTCATTTGGGGGCGATGGCCGGTGTGCGAATCAGTGTGCAAAAGCCGGAGATGTACCAGCAGGCAAACGTGGCCGGCACGCTGAGCCTGTTGGAAGCAGCTCGTCATCATCCGGTGAAGCGATTTTTACTCGCATCTTCCTCAACCGTTTACGGTAAGGGAGCTGGCGTCCCGTTTTGCGAAGATGCCCCGCTTGGCATTCCGGCTAGTCCCTACGGTGCCACCAAGCGGGCCGCAGAGTTGCTGTGCCTGACATACCATCAGCTGCATAGTGTGCCAACCGCTTGCCTAAGGCCGTTCAGCGTTTACGGTCCACGACTTCGCCCAGATCTCGCACTAACGATCTTCGCGAAAGCAGTCCACGAAGGCACGCCGATTCCGTTGTTCGGCGATGGTAGCATCCGTCGCGACTTCACCCATGTCAGCGACATTTGCCAAGGGTTTATCTCGGCTCTAACGGCAGATGGTGTCGTTGGACAAGAGATTAACTTGGGGCACAGCGACCCCATCGAGATGCGCCGTCTGATCGAACTGTTGGAAAAGTCGTTCGACAAAAAAGCGGTAATCGACTATCAACCGGAACGTCCGGAGGACCTGCCGATTACGTATGCCAATCTTGAAAAGGCGGAAAAGCTGCTGGGATACGGTCCCAAAGTACTGATTGAAGATGGCATTCAGGAGTACGTCGACTGGTTCCGAACCTGGCATGGCTAA